The Rickettsiales bacterium genomic sequence AAGGGGCGCGCTTCAGCGATAGAGGGGAGGGCGCATAGCAAAAATAGCATACTGAAAAGCATTGCCATCTTGATCTCTAACCAATTGTTTTTTCTATCTAACATTAAGGGCTTGTTATTGTTATTATTTGCGCCGAATGTAACTGTAAGGCTTATGTGCCTGAGCGCAAGTCATGAGTGTGGTTATCCACAGTCTTTTTCAGCAGGGATTGCGTTTGGCGCAGATTAATTGCTGGCATTTTTGAGGGTTAATTGGCCTGTGGCCAAGAGCACGCGATAGACCGTTGAGTAATAGTCATAGCGAGCGGCGGCGGCATCAATTTGCGCCCGGAAAAGTTCATTTTCAGCATCGAGAACATTGAGGGCCGTGTCTTTGCCGGCATCACGCAAGCGCGTGCGTGCATCATAGACTTCGCCGGCGATACTGACGGCGTTCTCGAGTAAATCGGCACGTTTGCGACTGGTGTTAAGGCTCGCCCATGCGAGTTTGACTTCCTCAATAATGCGGCGCTGTGTGTCTTGGCCAACCGAAATAGCGGATTGGTGTTGTGCGACAGCTTGTTTATGGCGTGCTTTATCTGCATATCCGGAAAAGAGATTCCAGCTGCCTCGCAAAAGAAGGGAGTTGCTAATGTCCGTGCCGCGAATACCGCTTACATCTTCATCATAACTACTACTAGCGACGACATCGACGCTTGGATAGTAGTTCGACTTGGCGATCGTTTTTTGATGATCAAGTGATTCAATGGTCGAATCACTGACTTTGAGGGTAGGGTGCTGTGCAATGGAGAATTCAATCGCAACCTCAAGGGATTCCGGAATTTTCTGTTCGGGAATGGCTGGTGTTCGCATGGTGCCAATGTCAGGTGCATTACCAAACACTTGCATATAACGGGCAAGTGAT encodes the following:
- a CDS encoding TolC family outer membrane protein, which codes for MKPMITFIIPLTCALLSSSANAAELTEELSSLVDKHPRLAAEAQNVTAAKAAITEARSTYLPRLDTNASIGYENTDRTELVPAGDDLDLTGSSAAITATQNIFSGFSTDGSVAAAQSGITQAQAALESTKQQLLFEGTNAYIAVLRQVKLTELSKRNMATLSNQLELEDKRVDRGSGVAVDVLQARSRLQIAKERFTAFEGGLEESLARYMQVFGNAPDIGTMRTPAIPEQKIPESLEVAIEFSIAQHPTLKVSDSTIESLDHQKTIAKSNYYPSVDVVASSSYDEDVSGIRGTDISNSLLLRGSWNLFSGYADKARHKQAVAQHQSAISVGQDTQRRIIEEVKLAWASLNTSRKRADLLENAVSIAGEVYDARTRLRDAGKDTALNVLDAENELFRAQIDAAAARYDYYSTVYRVLLATGQLTLKNASN